The Desmonostoc muscorum LEGE 12446 genome includes a region encoding these proteins:
- a CDS encoding CHAD domain-containing protein encodes MKLATQPTVKTLGDYAYQAIQKHFKKTLKWEKSVKKDEDPEALHQMRVAMRRLRTAVTRFGVAVDLPKPVSDKNIGKIARRLGSLRDLDVLKESLENNYKPNLPRKEQESLQTAFAALAKQREDVLSSVQKTLKDEPYKSLKEGSEKWLEKPSYQPLANVSIGQVLPDLLLPEVSNFLLHPGWLIGTEFVESEVKIRKNWEREKIEQQLTTEGEILHSLRKEAKRIRYQMELFTDLYGESYAAYVTEVKNIQEILGIMQDSVVLGDWLGDIFKSEIQTQLPTLANLLTENRYQSWQQWQPLQERYLKTETRHSFHLTILHPLSGVIN; translated from the coding sequence TACCAAGCGATTCAAAAACACTTTAAGAAAACCTTGAAGTGGGAAAAATCAGTGAAGAAAGATGAAGATCCAGAAGCACTGCACCAAATGCGAGTCGCAATGCGTCGTCTACGCACGGCTGTAACTAGGTTTGGGGTAGCGGTAGATTTGCCCAAACCAGTCAGCGATAAAAATATCGGAAAAATAGCTCGTCGTCTTGGTAGTCTGAGAGATTTAGACGTACTCAAAGAAAGTTTGGAAAACAATTACAAACCAAATTTACCCCGCAAAGAGCAGGAATCTCTACAAACAGCTTTTGCAGCTTTGGCTAAACAACGTGAAGACGTACTCTCAAGTGTGCAGAAAACTTTAAAGGATGAACCTTACAAGTCTCTGAAAGAAGGATCAGAAAAATGGTTGGAGAAACCCAGTTATCAACCTTTGGCAAATGTGAGTATTGGGCAAGTGCTACCAGATTTACTTTTACCTGAAGTGAGTAATTTCTTACTGCATCCAGGTTGGCTAATTGGCACCGAATTTGTGGAATCAGAGGTGAAAATCCGGAAAAACTGGGAACGAGAAAAGATAGAACAACAATTGACAACTGAAGGTGAAATTCTGCATAGTTTGCGAAAAGAAGCTAAACGTATACGCTACCAGATGGAGTTATTTACCGACTTATATGGCGAGTCTTACGCGGCTTACGTTACAGAAGTAAAAAATATCCAAGAAATTTTGGGTATCATGCAAGATAGTGTGGTTTTAGGTGACTGGCTTGGAGATATCTTCAAGTCAGAAATTCAAACTCAGCTACCCACCCTTGCTAATTTGTTAACTGAAAATCGTTACCAGTCCTGGCAGCAGTGGCAACCCTTACAAGAAAGATATCTGAAAACTGAAACCAGACATAGCTTTCATTTAACAATACTGCATCCACTTTCGGGAGTAATAAATTAA
- a CDS encoding aspartoacylase — MNQINRVAIVGGTHGNEFTGAYLIQKFAQFPDLITRPSFETVTLLANPQAFAAARRYLEKDLNRCFLRQDLQNPALNSYEELQAKSIQNSLALNGDKQADFILDLHSTTANMDLTIILVNTNPFNLKLAAYLSEINPLVKVYSCDFKSVAENPFVNSLCELGFAIEIGPIAQGVLKATLFQQTEELIHAVLDYLEQFNQGEIPATNKTLTLYHHLSVVDYPKKQDGTIFGMIHPELQDKDYQALNLGDPMFITFDNQTIVYQGESTVWPVFINEAAYYEKGIAMALTQKQQLKI, encoded by the coding sequence GTGAACCAAATTAATCGAGTTGCAATTGTTGGTGGAACTCATGGTAATGAGTTTACAGGCGCTTATTTAATCCAAAAATTTGCCCAGTTTCCGGACTTGATTACTAGACCAAGTTTTGAGACAGTCACTCTGTTAGCAAATCCTCAGGCTTTTGCAGCAGCAAGGCGATATCTAGAAAAAGATTTAAATCGCTGTTTTCTGCGACAAGATTTACAAAATCCGGCTCTTAATAGTTACGAAGAATTGCAAGCTAAATCAATTCAAAATAGCCTAGCATTAAATGGGGATAAACAGGCAGATTTCATCTTAGACTTGCACAGCACTACAGCTAATATGGATCTGACAATTATTTTAGTAAATACTAATCCCTTTAACTTGAAGCTGGCTGCTTATCTGAGCGAGATTAACCCTTTAGTTAAGGTTTATTCATGCGATTTTAAATCAGTTGCAGAAAATCCATTTGTGAATTCTTTGTGTGAATTAGGTTTTGCGATCGAGATTGGCCCCATTGCCCAAGGTGTTTTAAAAGCAACCTTGTTCCAACAAACGGAGGAACTGATTCATGCCGTTCTAGACTATCTAGAACAATTTAACCAGGGTGAAATTCCAGCAACTAACAAAACATTAACTCTCTACCACCATTTATCCGTTGTAGACTACCCAAAAAAACAGGATGGTACAATCTTTGGCATGATTCACCCAGAGCTTCAAGACAAAGATTATCAAGCATTGAATCTAGGAGATCCAATGTTTATAACTTTTGATAATCAAACAATTGTTTATCAAGGTGAGTCTACCGTTTGGCCTGTTTTTATTAATGAGGCAGCTTACTACGAAAAAGGAATTGCAATGGCTTTGACTCAGAAGCAGCAATTAAAAATTTGA
- a CDS encoding glutathione S-transferase family protein: MSNSTPLDDNTTVPKKKGRSLPPKLIIWLGMFVWTTLWRIMMSKLAPTNKSGAYIRPSSQFRNFISTEEGNPYQPAAGRYKLYVGLGCPWAHRTLVVRSLKKLEAVISVCIVSPSPIEGGWIFNEEEQGCRTLVEFYQRVEPGYSGRVTVPILWDNQTKTIVNNESSEIIVILNSQFNEFANNPTLDLYPEELKEKIDWWNEKIYHAVNNGVYRCGFAQSQEAYSQACNEVFTTLDEIDTALQTNRYLCGDNLTLADVRLFTTLFRFDSVYYSLFKCNRRRIQDYQNLGTYLRDLYQLPGVADTCDVESVKRDYYGNLFPLNPGGIIPDGPDMSYLNQPHNRDRISKVNAL, encoded by the coding sequence ATGAGCAACTCAACTCCATTAGATGACAATACAACTGTCCCCAAAAAGAAAGGTCGCTCACTCCCTCCAAAGCTGATTATTTGGTTGGGAATGTTTGTCTGGACGACCCTTTGGCGGATAATGATGTCAAAGCTTGCTCCTACCAATAAGTCGGGAGCATATATTCGTCCTAGTAGCCAATTTCGCAACTTTATCAGCACCGAAGAGGGAAACCCTTACCAACCAGCAGCGGGACGTTATAAACTTTATGTTGGGTTGGGTTGTCCTTGGGCGCACCGAACTTTAGTAGTGCGATCGCTTAAAAAACTCGAAGCAGTAATATCAGTATGTATCGTCTCTCCTTCTCCCATTGAAGGCGGTTGGATATTCAACGAAGAAGAACAAGGTTGTCGCACCCTAGTTGAATTTTATCAGCGGGTAGAACCTGGCTACAGCGGACGGGTTACAGTTCCAATCCTGTGGGATAATCAAACAAAAACCATCGTCAATAATGAGAGTTCAGAAATTATTGTCATCCTCAACTCTCAATTTAACGAGTTCGCCAATAACCCAACATTGGATCTTTATCCAGAAGAACTCAAAGAAAAAATTGACTGGTGGAATGAGAAAATTTACCACGCGGTAAATAACGGCGTGTATCGCTGCGGTTTCGCCCAAAGCCAAGAAGCGTATAGTCAAGCATGTAATGAAGTGTTCACAACTCTCGATGAGATTGACACTGCATTGCAAACTAATCGATATCTTTGCGGCGACAATCTCACACTTGCAGATGTGCGTTTATTTACCACGTTATTTCGCTTTGATAGTGTCTATTACAGCTTGTTTAAGTGTAATCGGCGACGCATTCAAGACTATCAAAACCTGGGAACTTACTTAAGAGATTTATATCAACTTCCAGGTGTTGCTGACACCTGCGACGTAGAAAGTGTGAAACGGGACTACTACGGTAACTTGTTTCCACTCAACCCTGGCGGAATTATTCCCGATGGCCCTGATATGTCCTATCTTAATCAACCACATAATCGCGATCGCATCAGCAAAGTGAATGCTTTATAA
- a CDS encoding ureidoglycolate lyase, translating into MSSSQTVEQLQAQWVTPQNFSPYGQVIFASQDGKAYDVEDAKLNLQNGIPRFYIMRLDKRGRKFHKITRHVQCTQCLGSLSGKDWLIAVCPPNNDVNEPALEKIAAFRIPGNCFIKLHEGTWHAGPYFEHEAVDFYNLELADTNLVDHFTHDFLKSHQLEFEMI; encoded by the coding sequence ATGAGCAGTTCACAAACAGTAGAACAATTGCAGGCGCAATGGGTGACGCCACAAAACTTTTCACCTTACGGACAGGTCATTTTTGCCAGTCAAGATGGCAAAGCTTATGATGTCGAAGATGCCAAGTTAAACTTACAAAACGGAATTCCGCGATTTTATATTATGCGGTTGGATAAAAGGGGGCGAAAGTTTCATAAAATTACTCGCCACGTGCAATGTACTCAATGTTTGGGTTCATTGTCAGGAAAAGATTGGTTAATTGCAGTTTGTCCACCGAATAATGATGTGAATGAACCAGCGTTAGAGAAAATTGCTGCTTTCCGCATTCCCGGAAATTGTTTTATCAAATTACATGAAGGAACTTGGCACGCTGGGCCATATTTTGAACATGAAGCTGTGGATTTTTATAATTTAGAACTAGCTGATACAAATTTGGTAGATCATTTCACTCATGATTTTCTCAAAAGTCATCAGTTGGAATTTGAAATGATATAG
- a CDS encoding RpoD/SigA family RNA polymerase sigma factor has translation MSNLTSPQTEVQKTKKKSLVADKKARTTDDIVRIYLQEIGRVDLLTREQEILFAQKVQQMMNLLAAKEELAVKLNHEPTLQEWADRMELSVEVLEQQLNQGQQAKQKMIQANLRLVVAVAKKYQHRNLEFMDLIQEGTLGLERGVDKFDPALGYKFSTYAYWWIRQGITRAIAQQGRTIRLPIHIFEKLNKIKRVQRELSQQLGRVPTTAEIAEALSLTPTQIRECLYLARQPFSLEARVGEQQDTELQDILQDDGLSPEDYAAEESLHQDLQNLLSKLSPQQREILTLRFGLTDGHELSLAQIGDRMGISRERVRQIEQKALSLLRRQKEQVRSYLAS, from the coding sequence ATGAGCAACTTAACATCTCCACAAACCGAAGTTCAAAAAACGAAGAAAAAAAGTTTAGTTGCAGATAAAAAAGCTCGAACTACAGATGATATTGTGCGTATTTATCTGCAAGAGATCGGGCGTGTAGATTTGTTGACTCGTGAGCAAGAGATTCTTTTTGCCCAAAAAGTGCAGCAGATGATGAATTTATTAGCAGCTAAAGAAGAATTGGCTGTGAAACTAAATCATGAACCCACGCTGCAAGAATGGGCAGATCGGATGGAGTTAAGTGTTGAGGTGTTGGAGCAACAGCTAAATCAAGGACAGCAAGCCAAGCAGAAAATGATTCAAGCTAATCTCCGATTAGTGGTAGCTGTGGCGAAAAAATACCAGCACCGCAACTTAGAATTTATGGATTTAATCCAAGAGGGTACTTTAGGTTTAGAGCGAGGGGTAGATAAATTTGATCCCGCTCTTGGTTATAAGTTTTCTACCTATGCTTACTGGTGGATTCGTCAAGGAATCACACGAGCGATCGCTCAGCAAGGACGTACAATTAGATTACCAATTCATATCTTTGAAAAACTGAATAAAATTAAGCGGGTACAGCGAGAATTATCTCAACAATTGGGTCGCGTTCCCACTACCGCTGAAATTGCCGAAGCGTTGTCTTTGACACCCACCCAGATTCGTGAGTGTTTGTATTTAGCCCGTCAACCCTTCTCCCTAGAAGCGCGAGTTGGTGAACAACAGGATACAGAATTGCAAGACATATTGCAAGATGACGGACTTTCTCCCGAAGACTACGCCGCTGAAGAATCCTTGCACCAAGACTTACAAAACTTGTTGTCAAAACTGTCTCCCCAGCAACGAGAAATATTAACCTTGCGTTTTGGTCTGACAGATGGACATGAACTTTCTTTAGCACAAATTGGCGATCGCATGGGTATTAGTCGAGAACGCGTGCGTCAGATAGAGCAAAAAGCCCTCAGTCTTCTGAGGCGTCAAAAGGAACAAGTACGTAGTTATCTAGCTAGCTGA
- a CDS encoding DUF3172 domain-containing protein: MLHSSPAPSSKGASFCFGRILMAIVGVAVLPSINLGVNVTTVTTFSLKNVITSSYTHNTRPDADVCVEYGTSAIVTHTRLFFWHLKSF; this comes from the coding sequence ATGCTGCATAGCAGTCCAGCACCCAGCTCTAAAGGCGCATCTTTTTGCTTTGGGAGGATCTTAATGGCGATCGTGGGTGTTGCTGTCTTGCCAAGTATTAACCTTGGTGTTAATGTGACCACTGTTACTACTTTTAGTTTAAAAAATGTCATTACTAGCAGTTACACCCATAATACCAGACCTGATGCAGATGTCTGCGTGGAATATGGCACAAGCGCAATTGTCACACATACGCGGCTGTTTTTTTGGCATCTCAAATCTTTTTAA